In Bacillota bacterium, a single window of DNA contains:
- a CDS encoding phosphoenolpyruvate carboxykinase, translating into MSSIVISWLPRQVIMSTPGSVCGTTMELLSSRPFKEVVRSFISWLRRKDSPLLALFAEPAADSCSSAGPCPRDHGEAATATGIEEEGLLEKKVDVLVALLHALAAFPLEQAARSVPGAEALARDPRLLHEFVEALYDYWRRFNRFLVCYSEHSEPGARAGAVAGAGPALGSGFGLGLDRRPYRTFNDTVEQLTHVVRAAYRDVCENITGDHPRIYRQVAAGAQVGLIAVPKDWPCPEEYRTLRNVRFIRQVLIDPPLIIDPPMNKRTGEFVRVPDNPLLGLAFKAEEWLCYPAQVGPVVVFVYFHQEFMGLGCSLANLFELATDEQIRRGPDAVFAFGVSPEAMMRFGELPTVFHEDRANGLLVAAIPGENRFGYFGYLKKMILTLHNVLVMKKLGRMPFHGAMTRIVMKTGPAAGVVIIGDTGTGKSESLEAFRVLGQEYIRELRVIADDMGSFEVAQDGSIRGYGTEIGAFVRLDDLQPGYAFDQVDRAIIMSPHKTNARAVIPVTNTGDILAGHRVDYLLYANNYEEVDADHPVLERFGDVRAALDVFREGAAMSKGTTTSTGLVRAYFANIFGPPQYKDIHEDLAERVFKAAFEQGVFVGQIRTRLGIPGYELAGPEAAARALFDLISRTGR; encoded by the coding sequence ATGTCTAGCATCGTCATTTCTTGGTTGCCGCGGCAGGTTATCATGTCCACGCCCGGCTCGGTTTGCGGGACCACCATGGAGCTTTTGTCAAGCCGCCCGTTCAAAGAAGTGGTCCGAAGTTTCATTTCCTGGCTTCGGCGGAAGGACTCGCCGCTCCTTGCCCTCTTTGCGGAGCCCGCGGCGGACTCGTGTTCGTCCGCAGGGCCCTGCCCACGGGATCACGGCGAGGCGGCCACTGCGACTGGAATTGAAGAGGAAGGGCTCTTGGAGAAGAAAGTGGACGTGCTCGTCGCCCTCCTTCATGCGCTGGCTGCCTTCCCCCTTGAACAGGCTGCACGGAGCGTGCCTGGCGCAGAAGCTCTCGCCCGAGATCCGCGTTTGCTGCACGAGTTCGTGGAAGCGCTGTACGACTATTGGCGCCGCTTTAACCGCTTTCTCGTTTGTTACTCCGAGCATTCCGAACCAGGCGCGCGAGCCGGCGCGGTAGCCGGCGCAGGCCCCGCTCTCGGCTCGGGGTTCGGCCTTGGCCTCGATCGGAGGCCCTACCGGACGTTCAACGATACTGTGGAACAACTCACCCACGTGGTGAGGGCTGCGTACCGCGATGTGTGCGAGAACATCACGGGGGACCACCCGCGTATCTACCGCCAGGTGGCTGCCGGAGCCCAGGTCGGCCTCATCGCCGTGCCGAAGGATTGGCCGTGTCCTGAGGAGTACCGCACACTTCGCAATGTCCGCTTCATCCGGCAAGTGCTCATCGACCCGCCTCTCATCATCGATCCCCCGATGAATAAGCGGACAGGCGAGTTTGTCAGAGTGCCCGACAACCCTCTTCTTGGGCTTGCGTTCAAGGCGGAGGAGTGGCTTTGCTACCCCGCGCAGGTGGGGCCGGTCGTGGTCTTCGTGTACTTTCATCAAGAGTTTATGGGCCTGGGCTGCTCCCTGGCGAACCTCTTTGAACTTGCCACCGACGAGCAGATCAGGCGCGGGCCTGACGCCGTTTTTGCTTTCGGCGTCTCGCCTGAGGCAATGATGAGATTCGGGGAGCTTCCGACAGTCTTCCACGAAGACCGCGCCAATGGCCTGCTGGTGGCGGCCATCCCTGGTGAGAACAGGTTCGGGTATTTCGGCTATCTCAAGAAGATGATCCTTACCCTCCACAACGTGCTCGTGATGAAGAAGCTCGGACGCATGCCTTTCCACGGTGCCATGACGAGGATCGTGATGAAGACCGGGCCGGCGGCCGGCGTCGTGATCATCGGCGACACGGGCACGGGCAAGTCAGAGTCCCTGGAGGCCTTCCGTGTGCTTGGGCAGGAATACATCCGCGAGCTCAGAGTCATCGCAGATGACATGGGGTCGTTCGAAGTGGCTCAGGACGGCAGCATCAGAGGGTATGGCACCGAGATCGGAGCGTTTGTCCGCCTGGACGACCTCCAGCCCGGGTACGCCTTCGACCAGGTGGACCGGGCCATCATAATGAGCCCTCACAAGACGAACGCTCGGGCGGTGATCCCCGTCACGAACACAGGCGATATACTGGCCGGGCACCGTGTGGACTACCTCCTTTACGCCAACAACTACGAGGAGGTGGACGCAGACCACCCGGTCCTCGAGAGGTTCGGGGACGTCCGGGCGGCGCTTGACGTCTTCCGCGAGGGCGCCGCTATGTCCAAGGGCACAACCACCTCTACCGGCCTCGTGCGTGCTTACTTTGCGAACATTTTCGGGCCTCCGCAATACAAGGACATCCACGAGGACCTTGCGGAACGCGTCTTCAAGGCGGCGTTTGAGCAGGGCGTGTTTGTCGGACAGATCCGCACGAGATTGGGGATCCCGGGCTACGAGCTCGCGGGACCGGAGGCTGCGGCGAGGGCTCTCTTCGACCTGATCTCCCGCACCGGTCGGTGA